Part of the Henckelia pumila isolate YLH828 chromosome 2, ASM3356847v2, whole genome shotgun sequence genome is shown below.
ACAAATTTTACGTTGAATACTTTTTTCAtatacatgatatataatctTTTTTTTATAGTATAGTAATAGTAATTACTAAATATGaacttatatttaaaattataattgatataataatttaaaagacaaaaatatgtatgtagttcaattaatcaatttaataacaatattcaacttaaaatcAATTCAAGTAAAGGGTAAAACtgacttttgagtttgatcatatatcaattaaactattttcaatagttcatttatcaatttgatattttatcaataattcATGTATCAAGAAAATAGTTTATTTAtcaatttgatattttatcaataattcatgtatcaaaataatttttactcgtaaaatttatatattttttttatagtttagATTAGATGGAGTGAAACTAATAGTAAATTTATGTTAGTGTTTGAGAGCATTTTCTACAAACCACTCATCAGAAactctaaaaaatattaaattatcttAAAGTTCGATATGAGGGAGACAGGGAGGACGACCAAAAAAATCTATAAAATATATAGATTTATTTATATAGGAACAATATAATCATTTATAGTTACAATTAGAATAAACATATGAAACAAAGTTATATAATAATCAATTCACGTCGTATCTTGGGTataacaatttatttatttagcaGTTTGGCTATCCATTTAATTCAACAAAATAACGTCCCCGTAATAGTAGAATGAAATATTCTTATAATATTCTAATGTTTTCGATGAatttttgtatttcatcaaaccaATTTATCATTTTAATGAAACagtgatataatatattaaatttatatgcACAAAATTGTTgtgtatatttattaatttataaataaataatatagaagagtttcaaaaaaaataaataaataatatagaaTGAAAAGCTGCCGTGCACGACCAAAATTCCAAAAGTAACACGACGGCAAGTAATATAATATTTCTCATAATTTTACtttaatttaatgcattctTAAGAGTCATGATATTggctttaaaaaaacaaaaaaagagtcatgatatgttttgattattttattttatcttcaCAATCTTAACAAATTTTTTATATCACGTCTGTCAATGatcgttttttttttcccttttcttttaaaaaaattcaatgcaGATTTTATTTTGGCTTCAACTTAAGAAGACTATAGAAAACGggttcattattattattattattattattattattattattattaagccCAAAACTACAAGTCACTGGGCTTGGGTCGGACAACAAATTAGTGGGCTACTGGGTTGTAAGTTGTCACATAAAGCCCCATTTGTGAATTGCAAGATCCATTCAACCAATACATTAGTCGTTAACTATTGGCACCCATTTAACGTCGAAATCCGAAAGCGTCACCACtcatcaataataattaataaacaagaaaacaaacgagggaaaaaaaaaattatgaaaattttgttaaaaactaACTAAAGGgtcttataaaataattatttaatatcatttttgttatttttaactgtaaaacatatttttataaaatagttttCCAAATACATTTGTAactataaaaacatttttttttataaaatagttatTCAAACATATATGtattcttaaaataatttatagaacgttttagatttaaaaatattttataaatatttgtaCAAACAAAACTTTAAGGTATTATCCCCGTATCCTCGTGCAGAGTCGCTTGAAAATAAGATTGAGAAACCGGgtttttgtgtatttttgtgAACAAATATATAGGGGGAAGCCGGTTAAGtaaattcttattatttttttcatcctATGATGTAAGCAACCAAACTACATTAATATGATACAGGTCAACATACTGCCCACCAAACTAAATTATGAAGATTGCTCTAATTCCAGCAAGACTACAAAAAATGTGACATATTTTAAACATATCTCAGTGTTCTTTGTTTGATACCTAAAACCATTATTAGATTTGTCAAATATTTATTAATGGATAGTTCTATGCTCACAATCTTCTAGCAATCATTTTTGTGAAACAATATTGTTATAATTATAAGACATTTTGTTACAACCATGGAGTCTATAAAATAAGACACTCGATAATATTGTTTGGTCGCGCAAATCACATCCAAATACAAATCATTTCTTTAATCCTCGTgatttttgttgcatttgtttATTCATCCTGCAAATTTGTTGGgtgtttgtgtttttttttaattttatattatgtgaatatattttcaACTTACAGGGTGGGTAGATTCGAAGCTATCTAATAAAGACACTTTATTATTTCAAATGCAAGCAATCTCAAAGAACCCCCAAAaccaactttattttttttaaaaaaaactcaataacatttattttttcaatattttttaactATACAAAAATTTCTATAAAACTGTTTCACGATCAATTTTGTGAGTAATGACTATCTCACAAGAGACTTAAATGATGAGAAAATATGAGTTGGCATGTTGCAACCatggaaaaaacaaaaaagtcAAAACATCAATTGAAGAAATCCTAAAAAAGAAATTGTGTGTACGGTGTAAAGATTgataaaagggaaaaaaaaatgtATGGTAGAATGTGATTCTTTATTGTTATAATCTTGTAAAGATTTTGTTATTACAATTGCATGTATATTTCCACTAATTGTCATAATATTGAATACAGAAGGATACTTGGCTGATACATGAGATGTCTTTGAATTCATAATTTATGTCATCATGGAAAAGGTGCTTTTTCCTTGCCTTGTAACTAACACTAGGCTTTAGGACACCACAAAGAAACACTTGAGAGAATAATTCCAAACAAAGTCATTGATGAAACCGAAGCAGAATACAACTCCACCTTTGCTATTCTTGTTTGCATTTTGGTTGTTGAACAATCAATTCAATCAAACCACCGAGAATCCAAATCCAGCACAGATtttaaaagaaaaggaaacGCCTTCATCTCTTCCATTTCAAGCGGCGCGACACGAGGATACGGAGAAATGGGAAGAACAAATGAGATCATGAGAAGATCaatcttcactttcttgaaaGATTTTCAGTATTTCACTTCGTTTCCTTCGTTTATGGCGTTCCCTTACGCTGTCTCGATTCTCATGTCACAGTCACTCGTCTCTTCGTCCCATGTTTTCGCGTTAATACATGGCCGAATGAGGTCTCTTTTTCTTGCTGCAGGATTCCCTCCATCATCAGACCTCTTTGCAGTTCTCAACCTTAAACTCTCTGAAACCATTTTCACATTCCTTCTAGTCCTACCCTTCTCCATCTCTTTCCTCCTACTTGCCAAGGCATCTGTAATTCGAGCTCTCGACTATGGTAAATTCGAAAAACcatctccatcttcttcttGGATTTCGGTTTTCAACGCCCTTTGCGTCACGCAAATTTGGAACTCATTAGTCATGCTATCTGCAAATGCAACCAGCTTCTGTATTCTTTTTATATCTTTCAATCTTTTCCATGTATTAGGCCTTTCTTCCAGGGGATCCCTGTTTCTTCTGTCAGCAACAGGAGCCATCATTTACTCCATCATTCTTGCTAACTCCTACATCACATGTAACCTGGCATTAGTGTTATCAGGAATGGAAAAACAAGGAGGAGTTGCCTCGATTGTAAAAGCGTTTTTCCTGATAAGGGGCAGGACCGTAACCGCGTTGTCGTTAGCCGTGTCTCTCAATTTGGCGTTGGCTGCCATTGAAGCATTGTTTCAGTACCGTGTAACAAAGGCTTATCATAATTCTACGGCACTCAGTTCATCCATGGTTCTCGAGGGAATGCTCGTTGCGTATTTGTACAGTCTATTTCTTGTTATAGATACGATCAATGGTTGTGTTTTCGCGGAAAGCTGTAGAAATGATCCACCAAAAAGATTGCCAGTCGCTTGCATGCCTAAAGACGTTTCAAGTGCTTCTTTGAACTTCTTGGCTGGTGACCAAGATCAGGGTGCGGATCCAACGGGAAGGAGGAAGGACAATCGACAACATCACATGGAAATGTATTCaaatttatttagtaattgaaaaataaaactcATTTTATCAGTTCTTTGTAAATTACTGCATAGTTGCAAACCATTACTTGCATCGCGCTTTGTCTATCATTTCTATCTCTGATCATCATGggtccacaaactcgtaggcgatttttttttttttaatgcaaGAATTCTTCTCAGAAAAAGATTCATTCTCAGTAAGCTGGTAAAGGAGATGTGAGACAGTTTTtgctttttttatatatatacatttggGGTGGAGAGACGTTACAAGAAAATCACAGCAGAGACAAGTTTATGAAATTTCATctttcaacaatttttttaagccaaaaaaaaaaaaagaaaaaaaaaagagcaacAAACATAGCGAAAGATTCTATATAATCTCTGCTCATGGGTTCTTCCTACAAATCTGTCCCAGATGGTTTTTGCATTCAAGTCACACTCGAAACATGGGCAATTAAAAAGAATCACATGACCAAAGACCCTTTTACCTACTTGAATCACACGATCCGTATTCAATTAGGCATTTTGATTTTTGCCATCCAATTTGCACCATGCCGAGTAATTTTATTTCCACGAAGAGTTAGGCATGAAGAGCCTATTTTCCATATACAGTATCATATCTTGATTTCATTCAACAAACACCGACAAGCAACAATAAGGTGGAAACATGTAGGATTTTACTTCTTTTagaaaaactttgaatttttttatttgtggtTGAGAGACGTTACAGCAATCAGCATTAGTGTTAACAGAAGGTTAGTGCCCTAGACATGTGTAAGCAGACACATTTGGGTGATATGCAAGACAATTCAAGATGTATCTCACATGGTGATGAGATAAGTTGGAGCACAAAAATTAGCGGACTTTCCAGAACCCATCCAACCCGTTCCAGAAAGTAGTCTAAAGGTAGACTGAAGGGCAAGGTAAATTACTCCTGTTGACAGAAGTCCAAGCTCCAATAATAGTAAAACgaagccccaaaacaaagggtATAGGAGCTGCCAGTGGAATGAAAATACATGCACACGAAAAGGGCTACTTCTCAGACGTCTTGACGAATGAAGTTCACGCATGGCCAGACAGCACTTGTCTTACTCCACTTTTTCATCTcataatgccaaaatatttcGGGACATGGCTGCTCAATGCAGCACAACATGAGGGCAAACAGCCTTTATACAAATCACGCCATAAGTAGGCAAATGGGAGAGAAACCCCCATcacaaatatcaaaataacCAACTCTTTAACACTTCCTTTCGAGCTCTTTATCAAATGGCCATCTTACATAGATACTGCATCTCGAGACCAATCCAATTTTGGATCACTTTATGAGATTATGAAACTGTAGAATTTGGGAGGGAGATTTCAATAGAAACTGAAGACAATTGAATCACCTTACTTACCATGCTAAACTATGGATAGTGGAAGAGAATATACAGGAATTAGAACATATCCAATCCCACAAAAGTAAGAATAATTAAACTAAGGGAAGAACAGGAAAAGAGAAATCATAAAGATTTTTGCTAACACTACCAACTACTGCtacaaaaaatatgaaaatagaTTGAGACCATTATTTAATCAAATATTTCAGTAGAAACCAATCCAATTTAGGCTTTGCATTATGATATTGAATATGTGTTTTTTTCAATATAGCCATTTTCAATGGAACAAATGAAAAAAGATTCGACCATTAACCAAATGCTTATCATTGAAGGAGAGATTTGAATTATCATAAGAATACTGAGACAACCATTTACAAATTCCTCGACATCAAGTCACGCAACATATGCTAGTTTATGTCATGCCAAATGCAATAAGAATATTGAGCTACAAAACAATAAGCTCACAATCTTTCAGGACACTGAAAGTGTGCTGACGTCATCATTTCTTGAATATCAGTTTATCGTTTGGCTTTCTTTTataaataccaaaactaaatttcccaacaGAGATGGTCTATCAAGAACTAATTTCTATGAAACCAATGTCCAGGAAACTAAATCCAAATACATGCTCAACTATTATGAAAGAATTCGgattggaagatattgagcccATTATTCTTGTTCATTCTCACAAGAATTTTAGGTTTTACTGGTGCAAGGAGCCTTCACCATACGGCAATTTGCAGGCAGCCAATCGATCTTTGGACTTGTATGTGCCAAGAACTTCTGCAACAGTTCGGCAACGACATTGATTTCCTGGCCGAATAACATCTCCATAGACTGCCATTTCGATAATGTCAAGCTCCTTATCTGCAATAGCACAAGACTAAAAAAgttctcatattcaattctgacaaACCCACAAGTTATGACGTTTTTTCTGCTTTATATATGACAATTAGCATTTTAGCATTTGAACGAGGGTTCAGGGCATGCTTAAACACAAAACCAACCTTCTGTCACATCAAGTAAATATGATAAAGAGTGAATTGGTCTTGTGCAGGCCTCAAGAACTTGAAACTTATTATTAAGAGAGAGCAAACTGGACCAAAAACATgacaaaattaaattaaaaaacgAAAGCAATAGCAAGCAAAGATGTGCATACCTTTAAACTTGACGTCACAAGAGTAGCCTTTCAATTGGGCATTATCAACCTCTTCCTTATCTGATTTGAATCTGTTCACCCTTGTTTGAAGAATCTGGCAATTCTCTGCCACTGACTCACCACCTGCACACCACAACACCACCACATTTAAGCTCCCATTTCAACGTGCCAAAATCGAGCACAGATTTTGATTCAGTCCGGACCATAAATTTAGATGGGGAGTCCCAAAATTAGTTAGTGGATGGGAAGGGTGATTTCATGATGTATTTTGGAGATAAAGCTTACATTCTAGAAACAGTGCATgctatatttgaattttttttcgatcATGGGCTATCACTGATAGTCGGAACCACCATTGTACCAATGGATCCGAGGGAAAGACTAAAATTTAGTAAAGGACTTGATGGAGCAACTTACATTTatataagaataataataatcataaaatctgaaaatttttcattgCAAATATTTCTTGCTGGCCTCTTCTGGCGCCACCCCTAAAATATCCTCGAGGAAACAGCAGAAACACGAAGGCAGCAAATAATGGATAAAACCCCTTAAGTTCCACTAGAAATCTCAATGTCTTTCAAGTACATCTCTGGACCGATCCGAGCTCTCTTATTGAATTGGAACAAGCTCAAAAAAACCATCATATATCCCACAACATGAATTTCCCCGGGGAGGgggacacacacacacacaaagatAAAACTATTTCACCTCAACATCCAAAGCAGGCATATCAGACTACTGATCTGAATGAAGTGCGGTTGCCCAGCCAGCGTGGAAAAATT
Proteins encoded:
- the LOC140878450 gene encoding uncharacterized protein, whose translation is MGRTNEIMRRSIFTFLKDFQYFTSFPSFMAFPYAVSILMSQSLVSSSHVFALIHGRMRSLFLAAGFPPSSDLFAVLNLKLSETIFTFLLVLPFSISFLLLAKASVIRALDYGKFEKPSPSSSWISVFNALCVTQIWNSLVMLSANATSFCILFISFNLFHVLGLSSRGSLFLLSATGAIIYSIILANSYITCNLALVLSGMEKQGGVASIVKAFFLIRGRTVTALSLAVSLNLALAAIEALFQYRVTKAYHNSTALSSSMVLEGMLVAYLYSLFLVIDTINGCVFAESCRNDPPKRLPVACMPKDVSSASLNFLAGDQDQGADPTGRRKDNRQHHMEMYSNLFSN
- the LOC140879634 gene encoding uncharacterized protein → MSSRSASPRKEEERPRFFDSIAKNRCWAKAETVPGRHPERWRKDAAGNIVCKRFCNCHGCLCFEYDHIIPYSKGGESVAENCQILQTRVNRFKSDKEEVDNAQLKGYSCDVKFKDKELDIIEMAVYGDVIRPGNQCRCRTVAEVLGTYKSKDRLAACKLPYGEGSLHQ